A single Micromonospora sp. CCTCC AA 2012012 DNA region contains:
- a CDS encoding copper resistance CopC family protein has product MTVLGVALGVSLALPAAPAAAHNSLTGSNPRDGARLATAPKRIELRFLATPSPDTTKITVTGPDNAAASGTPTFAGNRVSVPFVAGPSGVYTVAYQVGSTDGHPVRGQLTFTLTTGASATASAGTSATSPSSASAAPATPPPTATGPSPAASTADDPGSNGWWWALSVVIVALAAGLLLLRRRRAGRR; this is encoded by the coding sequence ATGACCGTTCTGGGGGTGGCGCTCGGCGTGTCACTGGCGTTGCCGGCCGCACCGGCGGCGGCACACAACTCGTTGACCGGCAGCAATCCCCGCGACGGGGCGCGGCTGGCGACGGCGCCGAAGCGGATCGAACTCCGCTTCCTCGCCACCCCGTCCCCCGATACGACGAAGATCACAGTCACCGGGCCGGACAACGCTGCCGCCTCCGGCACACCGACCTTCGCCGGCAACCGGGTGAGCGTGCCCTTCGTCGCCGGTCCGTCCGGCGTCTACACGGTGGCGTACCAGGTCGGCTCGACCGACGGTCACCCGGTGCGGGGCCAGCTCACCTTCACCCTGACCACCGGGGCATCCGCCACCGCCTCCGCGGGCACCTCGGCGACCAGTCCATCTTCAGCCAGCGCGGCGCCGGCCACACCGCCACCCACCGCCACCGGCCCCTCGCCAGCCGCATCCACGGCGGACGACCCCGGTAGCAACGGATGGTGGTGGGCGCTCAGCGTGGTGATCGTCGCGCTGGCTGCGGGGTTGCTGCTGCTGCGCCGTCGCCGCGCCGGTCGTCGCTGA
- a CDS encoding NADP-dependent oxidoreductase: MKAIAIDAYGPADALTLRELPDPPVGPDTVLVRVRAAGVNPVDWKVREGHLAGAMPTHFPLVPGWDAAGVVEAVGPAVTGFAVGDEVIGYVRRDDVQHGTYAELVPAPERTLADKPVRASWAEAGGLPLAGLTAYQALQSARTGAGDTVLVHGAAGGVGHLAVQVARALGADRVIGTASEANHDFVRSLGAEPVSYGDGLLDRVRAVAPDGVDVALDLFGGEALDVSAELLTRPARLVSTADPEHVTRLGGSYLFVKPSTADLSMLAGLVDAGRLTVHVARTFPLAEAGPAQQLVAEGHVRGKVVLEV; this comes from the coding sequence GTGAAGGCGATCGCGATCGACGCGTACGGCCCGGCCGACGCGCTCACCCTCCGGGAGCTTCCCGACCCGCCCGTCGGCCCGGACACCGTGCTCGTGCGGGTGCGCGCCGCCGGGGTCAACCCGGTCGACTGGAAGGTGCGCGAGGGTCATCTGGCCGGGGCCATGCCGACCCACTTCCCGCTGGTGCCCGGCTGGGACGCCGCGGGCGTGGTGGAAGCCGTCGGGCCGGCGGTGACCGGCTTCGCGGTGGGCGACGAGGTGATCGGGTACGTCCGGCGCGACGACGTCCAGCACGGCACGTACGCGGAGCTGGTGCCGGCCCCGGAGCGGACCCTCGCGGACAAGCCGGTGCGGGCGTCCTGGGCCGAGGCGGGCGGGCTGCCGCTGGCGGGGCTGACGGCCTACCAGGCGTTGCAGTCGGCCCGGACCGGCGCGGGGGACACCGTGCTGGTGCACGGGGCCGCCGGCGGGGTGGGGCACCTGGCGGTGCAGGTGGCCCGGGCGCTCGGCGCGGACCGGGTGATCGGGACGGCGAGCGAGGCCAACCACGACTTCGTCCGGTCGCTGGGCGCCGAGCCGGTCAGCTACGGCGACGGCCTGCTGGACCGGGTCCGCGCGGTCGCGCCCGACGGGGTGGACGTGGCGCTGGACCTCTTCGGCGGCGAGGCGCTGGACGTGTCGGCCGAGCTGTTGACCCGCCCGGCCCGGTTGGTCTCGACCGCCGACCCGGAACACGTCACCCGGCTGGGCGGGAGTTATCTCTTCGTGAAGCCGTCCACGGCGGACCTGAGCATGCTGGCCGGGCTGGTCGACGCCGGCCGGCTGACGGTGCACGTGGCGCGGACGTTTCCGCTGGCCGAGGCGGGGCCGGCGCAGCAGCTGGTGGCCGAGGGGCACGTCCGGGGCAAGGTCGTGCTGGAGGTCTGA
- a CDS encoding PucR family transcriptional regulator: MSVTGGHSHRPGVPRRAASRRQPDLGVPAQVRTCQAGAVSEPGASDLSATLRRIERAAGALATASVSRMDESLPWFRSLPADQRSWVMLVAQAGARSLVQWLREGGGTADSTQEVSDEVFATAPQALARSISLQQTVALIKVTIDVVEEQVSHLAAKGEEQQLREAVLRFSREIAFAAARVYARAAESRGSWDARLQALLVDALLRGDSPDVLASRAAALGWPDAPPVAVAVGRSPGGEVAAVLHTVYRQARRIGVEVIGGVHGDRLVIVLGGAAEPMAATEKLLTAFGDGPVVVGPAVPSLDEATESARAALAGFRAAPAWPTAPRPVPAADLLPERALAGDAEARRRLRHDVYAALTRAGGELLETLDAFFAAGGTLESAARALFVHPNTVRYRLKRVAEVTGFSPLTPRDAFALQVALTVGRLDPIVPVVPPAPNQTPTPGVR, encoded by the coding sequence ATGTCGGTCACGGGAGGACATTCTCACCGGCCGGGGGTCCCGCGTCGAGCCGCCTCCCGCCGACAGCCGGACCTCGGCGTTCCGGCGCAGGTCAGGACATGTCAGGCTGGAGCGGTGAGCGAGCCGGGCGCGAGCGACCTGTCGGCCACCCTCCGCCGGATCGAACGGGCGGCGGGGGCGCTGGCGACCGCCAGCGTCTCCCGGATGGACGAGAGCCTGCCCTGGTTCCGGTCCCTCCCCGCCGACCAGCGTTCCTGGGTCATGCTGGTAGCGCAGGCCGGCGCGCGGTCACTGGTGCAGTGGCTGCGCGAGGGCGGCGGCACCGCGGACAGCACCCAGGAGGTCTCCGACGAGGTCTTCGCCACCGCCCCGCAGGCGCTGGCCCGCTCGATCAGCCTCCAGCAGACGGTGGCGCTGATCAAGGTGACCATCGACGTCGTCGAGGAGCAGGTGTCGCACCTGGCGGCGAAGGGCGAGGAGCAGCAGCTGCGCGAGGCGGTGCTGCGCTTCTCCCGGGAGATCGCCTTCGCCGCCGCCCGGGTCTACGCCCGCGCCGCCGAGTCGCGCGGCTCGTGGGACGCCCGGCTCCAGGCGCTGCTGGTGGACGCGCTGCTGCGCGGCGACTCACCGGACGTGCTGGCCAGCCGGGCCGCCGCGCTGGGCTGGCCGGACGCCCCGCCGGTCGCGGTGGCGGTGGGCCGCTCCCCCGGCGGCGAGGTGGCCGCCGTGCTGCACACCGTCTACCGGCAGGCCCGGCGGATCGGGGTGGAGGTGATCGGCGGGGTGCACGGCGACCGGCTGGTGATCGTGCTCGGCGGGGCGGCCGAACCGATGGCCGCCACGGAGAAGTTGCTCACCGCGTTCGGGGACGGGCCGGTGGTGGTGGGGCCCGCCGTACCCAGTCTGGACGAGGCGACGGAGTCGGCGCGGGCCGCGCTGGCCGGGTTCCGCGCGGCGCCGGCCTGGCCGACCGCGCCGCGCCCGGTGCCGGCCGCGGACCTGCTGCCGGAGCGGGCCCTGGCCGGCGACGCGGAGGCCCGCCGCCGGCTGCGCCACGACGTGTACGCCGCCCTGACCCGGGCCGGCGGGGAGCTGCTGGAGACGCTGGACGCCTTCTTCGCCGCCGGGGGCACGCTGGAGAGCGCCGCCCGCGCCCTGTTCGTGCACCCGAACACGGTGCGGTACCGGTTGAAGCGGGTGGCGGAGGTGACCGGCTTCTCCCCGCTCACCCCGCGCGACGCGTTCGCGCTCCAGGTGGCGCTGACGGTGGGCCGGCTGGACCCGATCGTCCCAGTGGTGCCACCAGCCCCGAACCAGACACCGACCCCAGGCGTGCGATGA
- the pyrE gene encoding orotate phosphoribosyltransferase has protein sequence MHTDHGTAALAREIDATCRLTGRFVLRSGRVADEYFDKYRFEADPVLLDRVAAGLAALVPPDTEVLAGLEMGGIPVVTALARHVGLPCAFVRKTAKPYGTARLAEGAEVAGRRVLVVEDVVTSGGQVVISTGQLRELGARIDHALCVIDRAEGGGEALAAHGITLRALLTRADLEAHRAG, from the coding sequence ATCCACACCGATCACGGGACCGCCGCGCTGGCCCGGGAGATCGACGCCACCTGCCGGCTGACCGGACGTTTCGTGCTGCGCTCCGGCCGGGTGGCCGACGAGTACTTCGACAAGTACCGGTTCGAGGCCGACCCGGTGCTGCTGGACCGGGTCGCCGCCGGCCTGGCCGCGCTCGTCCCACCGGACACCGAGGTGCTGGCCGGCCTGGAGATGGGTGGCATCCCGGTGGTCACCGCGCTGGCCCGGCACGTCGGGCTGCCGTGCGCCTTCGTCCGCAAGACCGCCAAGCCGTACGGCACCGCCCGGCTCGCCGAGGGCGCCGAGGTGGCGGGCCGCCGGGTGCTGGTGGTGGAGGACGTGGTCACCTCCGGTGGTCAGGTGGTCATCTCCACCGGTCAGCTCCGTGAGCTGGGTGCCCGCATCGACCACGCGCTCTGCGTGATCGACCGCGCCGAGGGCGGCGGGGAGGCGCTCGCCGCGCACGGCATCACGCTGCGCGCCCTGCTCACCCGCGCCGACCTGGAGGCCCACCGGGCCGGCTGA